A segment of the Rhizoctonia solani chromosome 12, complete sequence genome:
ttccTCTTAGCTACTCAGGTtagtagcttctggaaagcaGAGTGCTTACTTAAGAACAGTTTTCCAGTTAAACTTAAGTTATTGTTGCAtgctgttgtacaccactgtaaggtgggtacttgctagtggcaggcgcttaaggccataactaatacagacaatgcttatctaatctacttatctaaggctactactaactaactaagttgcttatggcaacaactactatctactgttggtgcaagggggccttaggcctggaggtgtggtgagtgagttTAAGGGGGGTGATGCGTTagcagaacttctgggggctggctacttagctggctggtgcctcctcaatgggtatgagacaaggtaaaatcaacttggggtctccaagcaatttccctgctgtatatatagacaaatctACTaattacatgtggtctgtgcgtgtgtgaatagaagcctacatgtgaaaagagaagcgtgctgcgggctgcacagaagcatggatttctcctaagcgcccttggcatggcaactcggcgcggcatcttggcataataagcgccgagatcacgtgatcgaaaaacaacagatatggagtccgtaaaaaatagtaaaaataatagaaaaatcgtccgattccaatggtatcaatcaggaggttgtaacatatgccaactgtaaggttgggtacatgctagtgggtgggcgcttaaggctgtactaaacaATGCAAATCACTAACTAGGCTATTCTACAGTATCTGATGATGCTTAGGGTGtcctactactaactactagctgcaagggggcctgaggcctggaggtgtgatgagtaaggtgTGGGATAAGCAGTGTGAACTACTGGCAgtcagctacttagctggctttcTGGTAACCTCCTCAGTGAatgtgagacaaggtaaaattgacttggggtttccaagcaatttccctgctgtatttataacaagagaactatctacaaaGCGGTCTATGTGTGTGAGAATGGAAGAGTCTTATTTGAAAagagaagagtgctgcaggctgtgcagaagcatggatttctcctaagcgcccttggcatggcatcttggcatggcatcttggcatggcatcttggcataataagcgctgagatcacgtgattgaagaACATAAGATAACAGgtttggaaaaaatagtaaaattatcagaaaaatcaggcaaatccaatggtatatgttaagagggtgtaacagttatcaagtgttgtagacacattcaataccacggaatttattccaattttctcaactttaaacaaacacaaacaaacaacttttcaaatcatgtgactttggcacttaccTTATATGCTAAGTGCCCAGCCATGTCCCTATctgtgcttactcagcacatgtagccacctccaccaatgacatcatcatgacatgtcagtgacatgtagtcatgagtaaggctgcagttggagtggggttcttattggatatggttttgcatatatgtatttGTTATTAGTCCAcactctgtaatatataaagaggccaaccaaccatggtaacacccaggttgattacctcttgttgcatgcCCACCTTGTACAAGGACTATAGGTCCAGTAAACACacttacttagttacttagatACCAGCTTAAGCAACTACccctgtacttagatagttcctcattgccttaagcaatcTCAatgctgtagtatagttggccACTGCTGTAGTTAGGTAGcccattgccttaagcaacttattTATTTGTACACTGCAACCACAAGCGCCAACCCCCTTGGCATCCTTATAGACATCCAGGACATTAAGTCTTTCCTTCAAGGGACTgtttctcccttaataccttgagtatttacatgattaaaaatagtagaaaatacagaagaattcaaggaatctTTCTATGCACTTTACAAGAGTCTGTCTACACTATTTTGAAGGCTAAATCATGTTTGCTTTGCAGttctttactattttatCCTGTTCCATAACAGGGTGCAAATGAAGTGTCTTGTGGCATCCTTGACTGGGTGCTCCTGGAACATCATACAGTCAGGCTACTGGGGGTCAACTTTGACAACTTACATTTTGTGCTGATGGAGATAGACAGGCTGTTGAAGTATATGGTGCAAATATATATACttcttatatatatttatgtcTTGCTTTAAGTTGTTGAGCTCTGATCTTCTTGTACAACAATATCCTGTGTAAACAAGGCCATCTATTTAATGCAGGATGCATGTGTGTTAAATATAACTTGGGATGAGATACTGTTGTGGGAGTAAACAGTACCATACAAACAGAGATGAGATAATACATAGTATGAGATATGGAgcatacatgtatatatCTCTTGTGAGATTAGTTATTTACTTTAACACAGGCTCATAGACATGACATGTGAGAGGGCCCAGGCCTGGCAAAAAGGGTGAGTGAATCAATGTTGCCAGTGCAGAACAAAACAAGATGTCTACTCAGGAATAAATATGTGTTATGCATACACACATGGCAATTTGCATATGGCCTCCAAGAGCCAGTCAAACCTTATCATACAATGTGGAGCAAGGCATTTTCCAATTGGCAGAGGAAAAACCAAGGGTGCTCACAGCCTATCTGCCCTCTGAATTGTGCCCATGGTCAGCTGTTGTGGTGAGTTGGGAAGTTAGATTGGAGGCAGCTTGTGACCTATGAGGTGCTTGAGAAGGGAAAAGAATGAGAAGAGAagaacaaggaagaagacaaaGGCAAGGAGGGCAAGGAGGGCATGGAGGGCAAGGAGGGCAAAGGTGAGGATGAGGACAAGGACAAGTGCAAGGACAGAGACAAGGACCATAgtggcaagggcaagggtagGGTGTTACAGTGCTGATGTTTCAGTTGTTACAAGTTAAAAGGATGTATTATCACAGCTGACTTTGTCAGATGAGGTAATAACCAACAACAACTGACAATGTAACTAAACCAAGTGAGTCTGCTGTACTCTCAGTAATCTAGACCAGCTAGCAGTAAAGGTGTAATGGCTTGGTACTACTTGATGTAAGCAACAAGAGGTCCCAATACAGTACTAGATCACACAAAGGCCTATACAAGGCAGATACAATGTATAATTAGCAATCAGTGCAGAGTAAGTTTAACTCAAGCCCCAAGAGCTAGTGCAATGGCTTAGGAGGGCTACTGTTCTGgtcatggccaaacagaccagtacaagtggttgcatgctgccccaagcccaaatttggggggcagcaggtgtaatcatgggttgtcagcagaggaataatagggctctatggcttagtagtcaagctggttcaactacagatagttatattttcctctgtttatgacaatttTGTTATGTTTTTTGCATAATTGCAGTGTATattttgatttgatttgtAATGTACTTGACCAAGGGGAGAGATTGCAATTGTGTAAGTCAGCCAGCACCATTCCATACTGCAATCTTGGAATGGTGTACCAAGCACAGGGACCCAGACTGTACTTGCATTTTTCAGCACCCTCCCACCATCCCTTTATGTTTTGCTGCATATTTCATGGTTTTTCTTCACATTTTTATTTCTTTTTGTATTACTCATATTATCACAAATCTATTTGTAGCATACTTGTCCATGTGCAAttctctgccaccccaagcctttGATCTGGATGGTTGCAGTTTTGGGTGGCCTGGCCCACACCACTAGGCTTCCCCTCTTGTACTGCATATAGAACCCACACATTACCCACAGCAACCAAAGCATATGTTAAGTCTGTTTTTTGGTACTAGAACCACCAAAATTGCATTCTGTACTTTGACAAAATCTTAGACTGTGCAGCACCACATGGAATACTGATCTTTAGTGTTTACTAAAAATTGAATTCTGGACAAGGCATCCCAAAAACAAAAAGTCTTAGTTTCACCCCACAATTTGGGATAGTTGCTATCTTCAGAGAATATTGGGACCTCAAGCCCCCTTTAATAACTTGGTATTCACAATAGTTTAGGCCTTAAGCCTTTACTGTTGTAAATAGCCTAGTAGATGTGGCCTTAAGGTGCTCTTTGTTGCCTCTAGATAGTTCATTGATGTAGCTTGACCATcccctgtagtagtacaagTGTGAGTGTCCATTCTCACTAGCAAGcagcccaccttacagtgtggTTGAAACACACAATAAACATATTCTGAAACAAAGGCATCACAGTATCAATAGTACCACCCATATCCAGCACCCCCAGCTACCTATTTGCTGGAGGACACTCCAGGAATTACAAGAAATTATATAGAGAAAAGGAGCTCAAGACCTGGAAGTGTCACTTGGAACTGAGTGAATGTAACAAATCAATTGATGGGGAATCACATGTTATTGGCAAGGGGGTTAATTGACTACTTGGTGCTGCATTGTCTTGTTTCAACTTAGACACCTGGCATCTTACCCTCAAATTGCATTCTGCTCAGAGTGCTTTACACTCAGCACATCCCACTGCATGGCATGGTTTTGTATTGAAGATGTCTTCTTAATGGAAACAGAAAGGTATGTCTTTATCTCAATCTCTGCCCCACAGCTGTCTACTGTATGGGGTAGTCAATGCCAGGCAAGGCACTTGTATATGTAGGCATGGTGTACATGAACTGGGTTGTCAAACATATAGGCAATGAAGACCTTTACACAAGCATCACTGACAAGCAGAAGGAGGAAATGCAAAATATGCTGAGCAACCTCCTGCAAGCAGGCTCAGTGCCAAATCAGCAAGAAACAGCAAGTGTTACCTCACACAAGGGAATATCAAGAATGAACTATTCAATATGCACAAGCACATAGGTCATCATTGTTATCTTAAGGCAACCACACCTTGTTGTTGGACTCTACAAGGGTCAAATGGGGGGTCCAATATAGGAGGTTGGATCTTGCACCTACCAAAGCATCAGGAGCAGGGTTCCAATTAGTACAGAGACTGGAATTTGCCAGTGTTTGGAACCCTTAAGGTCTGATTTACCCTATAGATTTCACCCCCCCCCGGGGTTGGATTGATGGGGTCAAATAGTTGCTACCTTGGGGGTATATGGTGTAGCTCAGAGGTAGACTGcttatatatgcataccccAGAAATTACAATCCCAACCAAAGTCTTGTGTTAGTTGTGATCAGCCAGCTGTCTCTCACGACGGTATGTGCAGAGCTTCTCAAGGTATGCAATCTCCCTACTTCAAGCACATTTTGAAGAGTGTAATACATTTCAGCAACATCATAAACAAATTGTAAACTGCTCCAGTACACAGGGCAATCATCGGGGCTTCTGAGTTGCATTGCCGACGGATGTTCCGTTGCGAACAATTACCTCCACGACCACCATTTGGGAATGGGAACCTAAGTTCTGAACACGAGCCGTCACAGGCGGTCCAGTGTCCGAACCCTTGCCTCCTCGCGCGCCTGCTTCAGTTACTCTAGGGCTATTTATATCCCCCCTCCTTTTACCCGACAGTGCAGATAAGATACGATGTGATGCCGGGTTGTGTTCCTTATGTTTAACTAGCTGGTTCCACTCAGCCTCCCGTGCCACGATCTGCCGCCTCAGATTTTCCTCCTCAAGCCTGATTTCCGCCGCGTCTTCTACGTTCGATCCTTCCAATTCCTCTCTCAGAGCTGCTAGCTCCCGTTCGTTTTCCGCTTTCAGTTCCGCCAGGTTATCTGCTACCACCTTTCCGGCAGCCGTTTGGCCGAGTTGCAGTTTCTCGTCCACCATCTCGCGCTGAATTGCGAATGGGAGCCGTCTTGCATTAAATAAACTCGCAATCAGGGTACGAGCCTCGTCTTGGGTCCCGCCAGCACTATATCGCCCTACTTTGATGCCTTTTCCGATGGCCTCTCCGAACAATTGACTATCCTTTAGCTGCGCCTCGCGCCTTACATGCTCCCCTGAGGGGGGGTCAGTCCAGCGATTGGTAACAAATAGCGCGTTTTTGTAGGCCTCTTCCCCGCATAGTTGAAGAAAGATCCGCCAGGTCTTTGCCGCGGCTCCTCCCACTCTAATACTCTCAATGCTATGGAAAAATATGGCCCCAGATAGAGGCCCCTCTTTCTCGTAACTACGCTCAAGGTGCTTCATACGTGTAGTAGTAATGAGACAGCAGGTTGAAACTTACCTTTCTGCCAGAAAGTCAGCAATACGCCTCAATACCTCCGAGTCAGGGAGGTTGGTGTCATCGAATCCTGGAGTATCGATCAGCTGAATTTCATGACCTTTGTATTGGTACGTGTCAGCGAGCGATACATCCCGAGTACATGACATCAGGTCATGTCCCACGCGAAGCTTAGATCCTGAAGCAATGTTGACAAACTGCGAAAAAATGAGATTTGAGATACACGCGTAGGAGATGCTAAGCTCACAGTGGTCTTTCCAGCTCCGGTGGACCCAAAGATACTGAAataaggggggggggggggagtaTGTCAATTTATGAGCTCGCAATAACCATTCATCCATCCCAAAGGATTAGTGGGCAAAGCATATCACTTACGCTACGCGAAGGGAGGTGGACTTTGGTCTGGTCTCTGTGGCATCCATATCCATCATGCTT
Coding sequences within it:
- a CDS encoding 50S ribosome-binding GTPase; this translates as MAAECPSSHSISTQFPPTVTMISGPVCTSGVVPAPVGPSMMDMDATETRPKSTSLRVAIFGSTGAGKTTFVNIASGSKLRVGHDLMSCTRDVSLADTYQYKGHEIQLIDTPGFDDTNLPDSEVLRRIADFLAESYEKEGPLSGAIFFHSIESIRVGGAAAKTWRIFLQLCGEEAYKNALFVTNRWTDPPSGEHVRREAQLKDSQLFGEAIGKGIKVGRYSAGGTQDEARTLIASLFNARRLPFAIQREMVDEKLQLGQTAAGKVVADNLAELKAENERELAALREELEGSNVEDAAEIRLEEENLRRQIVAREAEWNQLVKHKEHNPASHRILSALSGKRRGDINSPRVTEAGARGGKGSDTGPPVTARVQNLGSHSQMVVVEVIVRNGTSVGNATQKPR